From a region of the Fischerella sp. JS2 genome:
- a CDS encoding TIGR03279 family radical SAM protein: MTTIRPARVTKVLPDSIAAEIGFEVGDAIVSINGTPPRDLIDYRFLCADEILELEVLDATGKTHHIEIEKDYDEDLGLEFETALFDNLIQCNNRCPFCFIDQQPPGKRSSLYLKDDDYRLSFLYGSYLTLTNLREREWQRIEAMRLSPLYVSVHATEPEVRIRLLKNPRAGQILQQLKWFQQRRLQIHAQVVVCPGINDGQHLEQTLRDLASFHTGEVPTVASVAVVPVGLTKFRPQADELTPVTREKAQEVIQQVRSLQQQFRQKFDYTFAWLADEWFLIAKEELPCESEYEDYPQIDNGVGSIRLFIKQFMQVADELLPAKIPGQKRFTWVVGNAVEQAFQPILEQLNSVEGLQVNMQALKSDYWGQNISVTGLLTGHDLLLNLQGQDLGDGILLPTVMLKHGELVFLDDINVNDLARQLDTNIFPVAGIEELIETCIK, translated from the coding sequence ATGACTACTATTCGTCCGGCTAGAGTTACCAAAGTATTACCCGATTCGATTGCAGCAGAAATTGGTTTTGAAGTTGGGGATGCGATCGTCAGTATTAACGGCACACCTCCCCGTGATTTAATTGATTATCGGTTTTTGTGCGCTGATGAGATTTTAGAACTAGAAGTCTTAGACGCTACTGGCAAAACTCATCATATTGAAATTGAAAAAGACTACGACGAGGATTTAGGGCTAGAATTTGAAACTGCTTTATTTGATAATTTAATCCAATGCAATAATCGTTGTCCGTTTTGTTTTATCGACCAACAGCCACCAGGTAAACGCTCAAGTTTATATCTCAAAGATGACGATTATCGCTTAAGCTTTTTGTATGGTTCTTACCTAACCTTAACTAATTTGAGGGAACGGGAATGGCAACGCATCGAAGCAATGCGGTTGTCTCCGTTATATGTATCAGTTCACGCCACAGAACCCGAAGTCAGAATTAGACTCTTAAAAAATCCTCGGGCTGGACAAATTTTGCAGCAACTCAAGTGGTTTCAACAAAGACGGCTGCAAATCCATGCTCAGGTAGTCGTATGTCCTGGTATAAATGATGGTCAGCATTTGGAACAAACCCTGAGAGACTTAGCGTCATTTCATACAGGTGAAGTGCCAACTGTTGCTTCTGTAGCAGTAGTACCAGTGGGATTAACCAAGTTTCGTCCCCAAGCAGACGAACTCACACCAGTTACTAGAGAAAAAGCCCAAGAGGTAATTCAACAAGTGCGATCGCTTCAGCAGCAATTTCGGCAAAAGTTTGATTATACATTTGCTTGGTTAGCTGATGAGTGGTTTTTAATTGCCAAAGAGGAATTACCATGCGAATCTGAATACGAAGACTATCCCCAAATCGATAATGGTGTTGGCTCGATTCGCTTATTTATCAAGCAGTTTATGCAAGTTGCAGATGAATTACTACCAGCAAAAATACCAGGACAAAAAAGATTTACCTGGGTAGTGGGTAACGCTGTAGAACAAGCATTTCAACCAATTCTCGAACAGTTGAATTCGGTAGAAGGTTTACAAGTAAATATGCAGGCTCTCAAGAGCGATTATTGGGGACAAAATATATCCGTGACAGGGTTGCTAACCGGTCATGATTTACTGTTAAATTTACAAGGGCAAGATTTAGGAGATGGAATTTTGCTGCCAACTGTCATGCTAAAACATGGCGAGTTGGTATTTTTAGATGATATAAATGTAAATGATTTAGCCCGGCAATTGGATACCAACATCTTCCCAGTGGCGGGGATAGAAGAACTAATAGAAACTTGTATTAAATAG
- a CDS encoding DUF3120 domain-containing protein, protein MFASARQTWLIFAAAIFLVSVPVFIEAPLVRSLPWLSIGLTFLWVWLSLLLMSRSVTYHWGDLLFGFSWSWLAGSIYWGWLRWEPLWHLPVESIGLPFAIWCLRRNWGKIGNWFYLGSLIGTVLTDVYFYLVNLMPHWRQIMRVEPEFVPLILQSAVARVQTPWGVAWALILAMVLTMVGILPLGRRQCHWYAFGGAVLSTILVDSLFLLAAVLA, encoded by the coding sequence ATGTTTGCCTCGGCTCGGCAAACTTGGTTAATATTCGCAGCAGCTATATTTTTGGTATCTGTACCAGTATTTATCGAAGCCCCTCTAGTGCGATCGCTACCCTGGTTGAGTATTGGTCTCACATTTTTATGGGTGTGGCTGAGTTTATTATTAATGTCACGTTCTGTAACATACCATTGGGGAGATTTATTATTTGGGTTTAGCTGGAGTTGGTTAGCTGGTTCAATTTACTGGGGTTGGTTGCGTTGGGAACCTTTATGGCATTTACCAGTAGAGTCTATAGGTCTACCGTTTGCAATCTGGTGTCTGCGTCGAAACTGGGGAAAAATCGGTAACTGGTTTTATTTAGGTTCCTTAATTGGTACTGTCTTAACTGACGTGTATTTCTACTTGGTAAATTTAATGCCGCACTGGCGACAAATTATGCGAGTAGAACCAGAATTCGTGCCACTAATTTTACAGAGTGCAGTCGCACGAGTACAAACGCCTTGGGGAGTAGCCTGGGCATTAATTCTGGCTATGGTTCTCACGATGGTAGGAATTTTACCTTTAGGTAGAAGACAGTGTCACTGGTATGCTTTTGGCGGAGCCGTGTTAAGTACAATTTTGGTAGATAGTTTATTTTTGCTAGCTGCCGTTTTAGCATGA
- a CDS encoding DUF1517 domain-containing protein, whose amino-acid sequence MRDSFNRMMGKTRYVVCRIMLHLAGSEVAPILGVLNRGAREAMDSEGDLNVLGEGLVELCETLLQYDEYWLSAANEGEVFWNEGEAGDYINELFTDSAQRYKSEPDFSSESDYNDSFSIPVTRNVVVMITVAYTGEVPELETDLANLYALKEGLKALINLHYNHKLQAIQVHFSPAQLGDELTNDQLLQYYPELIPL is encoded by the coding sequence ATGCGCGATTCCTTTAATAGAATGATGGGTAAGACTCGCTATGTAGTTTGTCGTATTATGTTACATTTAGCGGGATCTGAAGTTGCACCAATTTTAGGAGTATTAAATCGTGGTGCGCGGGAAGCAATGGATTCTGAAGGTGATCTCAATGTTTTAGGAGAAGGATTAGTAGAACTTTGCGAAACTCTACTGCAATATGATGAATATTGGCTTTCTGCTGCTAATGAAGGCGAAGTATTTTGGAATGAAGGCGAAGCAGGGGATTATATCAATGAATTATTTACAGACTCTGCCCAACGTTATAAAAGTGAGCCAGATTTCAGTTCTGAGTCTGATTATAATGACTCTTTTTCTATTCCTGTAACCCGCAATGTTGTGGTGATGATTACAGTTGCTTATACAGGAGAAGTACCAGAATTAGAAACTGATCTGGCCAATCTTTACGCTCTCAAAGAAGGCTTAAAAGCCTTAATAAACTTGCATTATAACCATAAACTCCAAGCAATCCAGGTACATTTTTCACCTGCTCAATTAGGTGATGAACTTACTAACGATCAGCTTTTGCAATACTACCCAGAGTTGATACCTTTGTAA
- a CDS encoding undecaprenyl-diphosphate phosphatase, with the protein MVLSKRQLFVLLTAASTFISVAAQPLKVLSTQPIPGNGVQQMNILQAIILGFVQGVTEFLPISSTAHLKVVPVVLGWGDPGVAFTAIIQLGSIAAVLWYFRSDLTRLLKGGWSAIARKDYADYDLRLCLGIVLGTLPIVFFGLLIKKFIPDFDNSPIRSLAAIAIASIIMSLLLGLAEILGKRQRDFEHLTMKDGLLMGLAQSLALIPGVSRSGSTLTSGLFIGLQRETAARFSFLLGIPAITLAGLVELKDVLGQGVADVGIASLIVGVISATIFSYLAIAGLLRFLKTHSNWVFIWYRLIFGILILAAIRMGLLINS; encoded by the coding sequence ATGGTTCTATCAAAACGTCAACTATTCGTGCTTTTAACTGCTGCATCGACTTTTATTTCAGTTGCAGCCCAACCGCTAAAAGTTCTTAGCACCCAGCCAATTCCGGGCAATGGAGTGCAACAAATGAATATCTTGCAAGCGATTATTTTGGGGTTTGTGCAAGGAGTAACAGAATTTTTGCCTATCAGTAGCACAGCACATTTAAAAGTTGTACCAGTAGTTCTGGGTTGGGGAGATCCAGGGGTCGCTTTTACAGCCATTATTCAGTTAGGAAGTATTGCAGCTGTATTGTGGTATTTCCGGTCAGATCTGACACGATTGCTTAAGGGAGGATGGAGTGCTATTGCCCGTAAAGATTACGCTGACTACGACTTGCGTCTTTGTTTAGGAATTGTGTTGGGAACCTTACCCATCGTCTTTTTTGGATTGTTGATCAAAAAATTTATTCCAGATTTTGATAATTCACCGATACGCAGTTTAGCTGCGATCGCGATCGCTTCTATAATCATGTCACTATTACTGGGATTAGCAGAGATACTAGGCAAGCGTCAACGCGACTTTGAACATTTGACCATGAAAGATGGGTTATTGATGGGTTTAGCCCAGTCTTTAGCATTAATTCCGGGCGTATCTCGTTCCGGTTCTACTCTCACATCTGGATTATTTATCGGATTGCAACGAGAAACAGCAGCACGTTTTTCGTTTCTGTTGGGAATTCCAGCCATTACTTTGGCTGGGTTAGTCGAATTAAAAGATGTTTTAGGGCAAGGTGTTGCAGATGTGGGAATAGCTTCTTTAATTGTTGGTGTTATTTCAGCAACAATATTTTCCTATTTAGCAATTGCAGGGTTGCTGCGCTTCCTCAAAACCCACAGTAATTGGGTATTTATTTGGTATAGGCTGATATTTGGCATATTAATACTGGCGGCTATTAGGATGGGATTGTTGATAAATAGTTAA
- a CDS encoding pentapeptide repeat-containing protein: MTLEELLAKYEAGERDFSGVDLSEANLSGVKLNEANFSHANLSIVNLSGSHLCGTDFSHAQINVARLSGAYLHQANLNHASLNVANLIRADLSRAQLQSASLIRAELIRADLSRADLFAANLSCADLREAALRHAILRYANLSEANLRDSLLTEANLEGANLNNTDLSRTDFSGANCRNAEMRQANLSHSNLSGANLSGANLRWADLNGANLSWADLSEAKLSGANLIGADLSNANLTNASLVHADLTQAKLIKAEWVGADLSGATLTGAKLYSTSRFGLKTEGMICEWVDLSPSGDRSIIQKFNTEESREFFNETPPTIRIVIDKPLDHEANFAIAGAYHQIAQQYREFKQPPSMEIGRRRTVFTFCVDSDLNLLPIAYMAILPFQDSTTTQNNIRTLLAIIKSEKVSHITSLTPQHFQQLTTLVEQVIENTGVIKKLINILKITTKIKFFQAPTQTILTNSSAESLIIHDHPHFGRFIDNSDINASTNDGNSLGTTKVITPSASMVIDFIKGFHYISS; this comes from the coding sequence ATGACTTTAGAGGAATTGCTAGCAAAATACGAAGCAGGAGAGAGAGATTTTAGCGGTGTTGATCTTTCTGAAGCTAACCTCAGTGGTGTCAAGCTCAATGAAGCAAATTTTAGTCATGCTAATTTGAGTATTGTTAATCTCAGTGGTTCCCATCTGTGTGGTACTGATTTCAGTCATGCCCAGATCAATGTAGCGAGATTAAGTGGTGCTTATCTTCACCAAGCCAACCTCAACCACGCTAGTCTCAATGTTGCCAATTTGATTAGAGCGGATTTGAGTCGCGCCCAACTCCAGTCAGCCTCCCTCATCCGTGCAGAGTTAATTCGTGCTGATCTGAGTCGTGCTGATCTGTTTGCAGCCAATCTCAGTTGTGCGGATCTTAGAGAAGCTGCACTTCGCCACGCTATACTGCGCTACGCTAATTTGAGCGAGGCGAATTTGAGGGATAGTTTGTTAACAGAAGCAAATTTAGAGGGCGCTAACTTAAATAACACCGACTTGAGCCGTACCGATTTCAGTGGTGCTAATTGCCGAAATGCAGAAATGAGACAAGCCAATCTTAGCCATAGTAATTTGAGTGGGGCTAATTTGAGTGGAGCTAATTTGCGTTGGGCAGATTTAAATGGGGCAAATCTGAGTTGGGCAGATTTAAGTGAAGCAAAATTGAGTGGTGCGAATCTGATTGGGGCAGATTTAAGCAATGCCAACTTAACCAATGCTAGTTTGGTTCATGCTGATCTAACTCAGGCTAAATTAATAAAAGCCGAATGGGTAGGTGCAGATTTATCAGGGGCAACTTTAACAGGCGCGAAACTTTATTCGACCTCCAGATTTGGTTTAAAAACTGAGGGCATGATTTGTGAGTGGGTTGATCTTAGTCCTAGTGGCGATCGCTCTATCATTCAAAAATTCAACACTGAAGAATCACGGGAATTTTTTAACGAAACTCCACCGACAATTCGGATTGTGATCGATAAACCCTTGGATCATGAAGCGAATTTTGCCATTGCTGGTGCTTATCACCAGATAGCTCAACAATATCGCGAATTCAAACAACCTCCCAGCATGGAAATTGGGCGTCGGCGTACAGTTTTTACATTTTGTGTAGATAGTGATCTGAATTTATTACCCATAGCTTACATGGCAATTCTTCCCTTCCAAGATTCTACAACTACCCAAAACAATATTCGTACACTATTGGCAATCATCAAGAGTGAAAAAGTTTCTCATATTACTTCATTGACTCCTCAGCACTTTCAGCAATTGACTACATTGGTCGAACAAGTTATAGAAAATACTGGTGTAATCAAAAAACTAATAAATATACTTAAAATTACAACAAAAATCAAATTTTTCCAAGCACCAACCCAGACAATTTTAACTAATTCTAGTGCCGAAAGTTTGATTATCCATGACCATCCTCACTTTGGTAGATTTATTGATAATTCTGACATTAATGCATCTACAAATGATGGCAACTCTCTAGGCACTACCAAAGTTATTACACCTTCTGCAAGTATGGTTATTGATTTTATCAAAGGATTTCATTACATAAGCTCATAG
- a CDS encoding prephenate/arogenate dehydrogenase, with protein MKIGILGLGLIGGSLGLDLRSHGHYVFGVSRKELTCTKAIALGSVDEASVNMSLLTAAEVVFICTPIGLIIPTIEQLIAHLPANVVITDVGSVKTPIVTAISPLWTNFIGGHPMAGTAESGIEAAQKHLFIGRPYVLTPTATTPTDALSCVEKIVNQLGCRVYHCPPENHDRAVSWISHLPVMVSAALIAACLSESDAQVLQLAQNLASSGFRDTSRIGGGNPELGMMMAQYNQQELLRSLRQYRHNLDELIHLIEQQKWTELEELFKLAQSNRPKFIEDC; from the coding sequence ATGAAAATTGGTATTTTAGGACTCGGACTAATTGGTGGCTCTTTGGGTTTAGATTTGCGATCGCATGGACATTATGTGTTTGGAGTTAGTCGTAAGGAATTAACTTGTACCAAGGCGATCGCCCTTGGTAGTGTAGATGAAGCATCTGTTAACATGAGCTTGCTCACTGCCGCAGAGGTTGTATTTATTTGTACACCGATTGGACTTATTATTCCCACAATCGAGCAGTTAATCGCTCATCTACCTGCTAATGTTGTGATTACTGATGTCGGTTCAGTTAAAACACCGATAGTCACAGCAATTTCTCCCCTGTGGACAAATTTTATCGGGGGACACCCAATGGCGGGTACAGCCGAAAGTGGTATTGAGGCTGCACAAAAGCATTTATTTATTGGTCGACCTTATGTGTTAACACCAACAGCGACAACACCAACAGATGCATTATCTTGTGTAGAGAAAATAGTCAATCAACTGGGGTGTAGAGTTTACCATTGTCCTCCAGAAAATCATGACCGGGCAGTAAGTTGGATTTCTCATTTGCCAGTCATGGTTAGCGCTGCTTTAATTGCTGCTTGCTTGAGTGAAAGCGATGCCCAGGTATTGCAATTAGCACAAAATCTCGCTAGTTCTGGCTTTCGAGACACTAGTCGCATCGGCGGCGGCAATCCAGAATTAGGGATGATGATGGCACAATATAACCAACAAGAATTATTGCGATCGCTCCGACAATATCGCCATAATCTCGATGAATTAATTCACCTGATTGAGCAACAAAAGTGGACAGAGTTAGAAGAACTTTTCAAATTGGCTCAATCAAATCGTCCTAAATTTATTGAAGATTGTTAA